The sequence GAAATTAAAAGCATAAGCTTAGAACGAGAATTAGCTATTCCTTGCTGAACGACAGGTATTGCAGGCGAAAGTGATAGGTTTAAGATATTTATTATTAACAATCATTCATAACAGGATATGGCACATGGATCACTTGGCTCATTACTATCATGCCCACATCGACGAGTTAAATCGTCGAGTCGCTGAAATTGTATCGCGTGAAGCATTATCAGGTTTAGTGATCCACTCGGGTCAGCCACACAGAATGTTTTTGGATGACATTAATTATCCTTTTAAAGCCAACCCTCATTTTAAGGCGTGGTTACCTGTGTTGGATAATCCCAACTGCTGGTTGGTGGTGAATGGTCGCGATAAGCCACAACTGATCTTTTATCGCCCGGTGGATTTTTGGCATAAGGTTGCCGACGTACCGGATATGTTCTGGACCGAGCATTTTGACATCAAGTTGCTCACTAAGGCCGATAAAGTCGCCGAATTATTGCCTACCGATATCGCCAACTGGGCTTATTTGGGTGAGCATTTAGATGTGGCTGAGGTGCTTGGGTTTACTAGTCGTAATCCTGATTCGGTGATGAGTTATCTGCATTTTCATCGCACCACAAAAACCGAATATGAACTTGAATGTATGCGCCGTGCCAACCAAATTGCAGTACAAGGTCATCAGGCGGCTAAAAATGCCTTTTATAATGGCGCGAGCGAGTTTGAAATTCAGCAGCAGTATTTATCCGCTGTGGGACAGGGTGAGAACGAAGTGCCCTATGGCAATATTATTGCCCTAAACCAAAATGCGGCGATTTTGCATTACACCGCGCTTGAGCATCAAAATCCTGCGCGCCGTTTGTCATTCTTAATTGATGCAGGTGCCAGTTATTTTGGCTATGCATCAGATATCACTCGTACCTATGCGTTCGAGAAGAATCGTTTCGATGAGTTGATCACTGCTATGAACAAAGCGCAGCTTGAGCTGATTGATATGATGCGCCCAGGAGTGCGTTATCCCGATTTACATTTAGCGACCCATGGCAAAGTGGCGCAAATGCTATTGGATTTTGACTTGGCAACAGGCGATGCTCAAGGGTTAGTCGAGCAAGGCATTACCAGCGCCTTCTTCCCCCACGGATTGGGCCATATGTTAGGCTTGCAAGTGCATGATGTTGGCGGCTTCGCCTTTGATGAGCGTGGCACCCATATTCCTGCCCCTGAGGCGCATCCATTTTTGCGTTGCACGCGCATTTTAGCGCCAAACCAAGTGCTAACTATGGAGCCAGGTTTGTACATTATCGACTCCTTACTCAATGAGTTAAAACAAAATAGCCGTGGCAAGCAGATCAATTGGAACAGCGTTGATGAGCTGCGACCTTTCGGCGGTATTCGTATTGAGGATAATGTGGTTGTGCATCAGGATAGAAATGAGAATATGACCCGCGAACTGGGCTTAGCGTGAGTTTAGGGAGAGCGAGTGCTCGAAAGTTATCTGATACCGAGTGAAGATCTACAGATAGAAGAAGAGATAAAGTACAGCCGCTTTATCTCTTTTCTATTTCACTGCAATAGTTTAGAACAATTAAAGTTAGTACTTACTGACATCAAGCGAGATTATCCCGGCGCCAGCCATTATTGTTATGCCTTTATCGCGGGAGCGCCCAACGACAGCATGTTAATTGGTTCAAGTGATGATGGTGAGCCTGCTGGCAGCGCGGGTCGTCCCATGTTAGCGGTATTGCAAGGCGCAAGTATTGGCGAGATCGGTGCTGTCGTGGTGCGTTACTACGGTGGCACTAAACTGGGCGTTGGGGGCTTAGTGCGTGCCTATACCTCTGGATTACGCCAAGGCTTGGCGCAATTACCGACTCAATTGAAGCAATTACGTTATCCGGCAACGCTGCGTTGTGATTACACTCAATTACGGAATGTTGAGCATTTATTGCAGCAGTTGGATGCAGTGATTACCGATAAACAGTTTGCTGAGGCTGTAGATATCCATTTTGCTATTGGTAAACAACAACAGCGGTTATTGACAGAATCCTTGGCTACCTTAAGCCAAGGGAGCTTGCGGGCAGACTTTAAACTGTGATGCTTGCGTAAATTGTGCCAAAATATACAAAATGCTGAAAATACCTTTGCAGCCAATGGAATAATTGAACACGCGTAATGCAATACAAAACCATAATAAGAATCATAGGCCTGTTAATCGGCCTGTTCTCCATCACTATGCTGCCACCAGCCTTAATCGCCATTTGGTATAACGATGGCGGCGGAACTGCGTTTATTCAGGCCTTTTTTGTCAGCTTATTTATCGGTTTTTGGCTCTGGTATCCTCATCGCCGCTGTAAGGAGGAATTACGTACCCGTGAGGGATTTCTCATCGTCGTGCTGTTTTGGACTGTGCTGGGTTCTATCGGGGCTTTACCTTTTATCTTCTCTAGTCAACCGGATCTCAGTTGGACGGACAGTTTTTTTGAATCTTTTTCCGCGCTAACCACCACTGGGGCTACAGTCATTGTGGGGCTGGACTCCTTACCTAAAGCGATTTTATTTTATCGACATTTGCTGCAATGGCTTGGCGGTATGGGGATCATCGTACTGGCTGTCGCGATTTTACCTGTACTGGGCATTGGCGGGATGCAGCTCTATCGCGCTGAAATCCCTGGGCCAGTAAAAGACAGTAAGATGACGCCTAGGATTGCCGAGACGGCCAAGGCGTTATGGTACATCTATCTATTGCTGACTATCAGCTGTGCTGGTGCCTATTGGTTGGCGGGGATGAGCATGTTCGATGCCATTTGTCACTCGTTTTCGACCATCGCCATCGGCGGTTTTTCAACCCATGATGCCAGTATGGGCTACTTTAACAGCCCTGTAATTAACCTGATTTGTGTGTTCTTTTTAATTGTCTCTGCAGTGAATTTTAGCGTGCATTTTGCGGCATTTTCGTGGAGAGGTATTAACTTGAAGGTCTATTTTAGAGATACCGAATTTAAAGTGTTAGTCGCAATTCAATTGCTCTTAACCGCGATTTGTTTTTTTACCTTGTATTTCTATTCTGATATTTATGACACGCCGGAAGAAACCTTAAATCATGCCTTATTCCAAGCGGTTTCGATAGCAACCACCACAGGGTTTGGCACAGACAGTTTCAATATGTGGCCATTATTTTTGCCAATGTTATTAATGTTTTCGAGCTTCATTGGTGGTTGTGGTGGCTCGACCGCGGGGGGGATTAAGGTTATTCGGGTCATTCTCTTGTTGTTGCAGGGGTCTCGCGAGCTAAAACGTCTTGTTCATCCCAAGGCGATGTTTTCGATTCGAATAGGCTCAAAGGCGCTGCCTGACCGTATTGTCGATGCCGTGTGGGGCTTTTTTTCGGCCTATGCTTTAGTTTTCGTGCTGTGTATGTTGGCGCTAATGGCAATGGGGCTCGATGACATCACTTCCTTTAGTGCTACGGCCGCTTGCTTAAATAACCTCGGCCCAGGTTTAGGTGAGGTTGCGAGTAATTATGCCAGTATTGGTGATGGCGCCAAATGGGTGCTGGTGGTAGCTATGCTATTTGGTCGCCTTGAAATCTTTACCTTGTTGATTTTGTTCACGCCAACTTTCTGGAAAGATTAATATGCAAACATTAATAATCTACTCAACCATCGACGGTCAAACGCTAGAAATTTGTCGTAAGATTAAAGCATTTGCTGAGCGGGCGGGTGAAAAGGTCTCCCTCTTTAGCTTAGAACAGGCTGAAGCTATAAACCTTGCAGATGTTGATAAGGTATTGATTGGTGCGAGTATCCGCTATGGTAAACATAGACCTGAGCTTTACCAATTTGTGAATCGCAACCATGCGGTGTTAAGCGCGAAAGTTAATGGTTTTTTTACGGTAAATGTGGTGGCGCGGAAGCCGTTAAAGAACACCCCAGAAACCAATCCTTATATGCAGAAATTCCTCAAATTATCCCTTTGGCAACCACAACACTTGGCGGTATTTGCTGGTAAGATTGATTACCCTAAATATGGCTTATTCGACCGCACAATGATCTGTTTTATCATGTGGATGACTAAGGGGCCAACGGATCTTAAGGGCACGTTTGAGTTTACCGATTGGGCTAAAGTCGAAGCTTTTGGCACTCATTTTAGTAAGCTATAAAAACGACAAAGCCCTAGTCCAAGCTAGGGCTTAATATCGCATTGCTTATGGCATTGTGAGCCAGTTATACCGCGCAGTAACGGCTGTGTAGAATCGAAATCACTTGGGAAACTTGTTCATTCTTAAGCTTGTAATACACAATCTGCGAACTCTTACGGGTATCGACTAAGTCTTCGGCACGTAATACTGCTAAGTGTTGTGATAGTGCCGACTGACTTAAAGGCACAGTCGAATTCAGCTCGGTCACGCTCAGCTCTTTATCAAGCAATAGACAAAGAATCATTAAGCGATAAGGATTCGCTATGGCTTTTAGCCATTTAGCCGCACTTTCCGCATTAGTTACCATTGCATTTACATCTATATCATTTTGCATAAGGTCACTCACTTTATCGCTTTTTGATTAGATAATTCTAATTGAAGATGTTTCTATACGCAATCATACTGCTCGGCAATTCAGATCTCAATTTTTGCATTTAAGAATATGAGACAACGCTGATTTGTGATCCTATCAGGGGTTTATTCAACAGATGATTGCCACAATGGTGACATACTTTTACTGAACGAGAATACCCCATGACACGCATCCTGGTGCTTTATTTTACCCGAGGAGGCCATACGGCCAAGATTGCCAATGCAATAGCGGAGCAATTAACCCTGCGTGGCGCAAAGGTT comes from Shewanella oneidensis MR-1 and encodes:
- the pepQ gene encoding Xaa-Pro dipeptidase, whose amino-acid sequence is MDHLAHYYHAHIDELNRRVAEIVSREALSGLVIHSGQPHRMFLDDINYPFKANPHFKAWLPVLDNPNCWLVVNGRDKPQLIFYRPVDFWHKVADVPDMFWTEHFDIKLLTKADKVAELLPTDIANWAYLGEHLDVAEVLGFTSRNPDSVMSYLHFHRTTKTEYELECMRRANQIAVQGHQAAKNAFYNGASEFEIQQQYLSAVGQGENEVPYGNIIALNQNAAILHYTALEHQNPARRLSFLIDAGASYFGYASDITRTYAFEKNRFDELITAMNKAQLELIDMMRPGVRYPDLHLATHGKVAQMLLDFDLATGDAQGLVEQGITSAFFPHGLGHMLGLQVHDVGGFAFDERGTHIPAPEAHPFLRCTRILAPNQVLTMEPGLYIIDSLLNELKQNSRGKQINWNSVDELRPFGGIRIEDNVVVHQDRNENMTRELGLA
- a CDS encoding YigZ family protein, with the protein product MLESYLIPSEDLQIEEEIKYSRFISFLFHCNSLEQLKLVLTDIKRDYPGASHYCYAFIAGAPNDSMLIGSSDDGEPAGSAGRPMLAVLQGASIGEIGAVVVRYYGGTKLGVGGLVRAYTSGLRQGLAQLPTQLKQLRYPATLRCDYTQLRNVEHLLQQLDAVITDKQFAEAVDIHFAIGKQQQRLLTESLATLSQGSLRADFKL
- a CDS encoding TrkH family potassium uptake protein, giving the protein MQYKTIIRIIGLLIGLFSITMLPPALIAIWYNDGGGTAFIQAFFVSLFIGFWLWYPHRRCKEELRTREGFLIVVLFWTVLGSIGALPFIFSSQPDLSWTDSFFESFSALTTTGATVIVGLDSLPKAILFYRHLLQWLGGMGIIVLAVAILPVLGIGGMQLYRAEIPGPVKDSKMTPRIAETAKALWYIYLLLTISCAGAYWLAGMSMFDAICHSFSTIAIGGFSTHDASMGYFNSPVINLICVFFLIVSAVNFSVHFAAFSWRGINLKVYFRDTEFKVLVAIQLLLTAICFFTLYFYSDIYDTPEETLNHALFQAVSIATTTGFGTDSFNMWPLFLPMLLMFSSFIGGCGGSTAGGIKVIRVILLLLQGSRELKRLVHPKAMFSIRIGSKALPDRIVDAVWGFFSAYALVFVLCMLALMAMGLDDITSFSATAACLNNLGPGLGEVASNYASIGDGAKWVLVVAMLFGRLEIFTLLILFTPTFWKD
- the hemG gene encoding menaquinone-dependent protoporphyrinogen IX dehydrogenase, whose product is MQTLIIYSTIDGQTLEICRKIKAFAERAGEKVSLFSLEQAEAINLADVDKVLIGASIRYGKHRPELYQFVNRNHAVLSAKVNGFFTVNVVARKPLKNTPETNPYMQKFLKLSLWQPQHLAVFAGKIDYPKYGLFDRTMICFIMWMTKGPTDLKGTFEFTDWAKVEAFGTHFSKL
- a CDS encoding ArsR/SmtB family transcription factor, which encodes MQNDIDVNAMVTNAESAAKWLKAIANPYRLMILCLLLDKELSVTELNSTVPLSQSALSQHLAVLRAEDLVDTRKSSQIVYYKLKNEQVSQVISILHSRYCAV